The proteins below come from a single Perca flavescens isolate YP-PL-M2 chromosome 8, PFLA_1.0, whole genome shotgun sequence genomic window:
- the lctlb gene encoding lactase-like protein has protein sequence MLYLLGFSWGAGSSAYQTEGAWDKDGKGLSIWDVFSHKKGKIQQNDTGDSSCEGYHKVKDDVSLMKELKLNHYRFSISWPRLIPTGIKSDHINEKGIQYYDGLIDQLLESKITPVVTLYHWDLPQVLQEKYGGWQNISLVNHFNEFANLCFERFGNRVKYWMTFNNPWSVAVEGYETGEHAPGLRLRGTGAYRAAHHIIKAHAKVWHTYDTQWRAKQKGLVGISLSGDWGEPVDMSNQKDIEAAERYVQFYLGWFATPIFHGDYPQVMKDFIGRKSVQQGLGTSRLPTFSTQEKSYIKGTCDFLGIGHFTTRYITQKNNPSGRSSSSYFTDRDLAELVDPRWPDPGSEWLYSVPWGFRRLLNFVKTQYGNPMIYVTENGVSEKMLCTELCDDWRIQYYKDYINEMLKAIKDGVNVKGYTAWSLLDKFEWDEGYSERFGLYYVDFRNKNKPRYPKASVQFYKRVISSNGFPNQREVENWRRKAIETCSSSNQLLAADPLTSHMEMVTEIVVPTVCTLSILLSAVFLMFLLRRRN, from the exons ATGTTGTATTTATTAGGATTTTCATGGGGTGCCGGAAGTTCAGCCTATCAAACCGAAGGAGCCTGGGACAAAGATGGAAAAGGACTGAGCATCTGGGACGTGTTCAGTCATAAGAAAggcaaaatacaacaaaatgaCACCGGGGACTCCTCTTGTGAGGGCTACCACAAAGTCAAG gATGATGTTTCTCTGATGAAGGAGCTGAAGCTTAACCACTATCGCTTCTCCATATCCTGGCCTAGGCTCATCCCCACTGGCATAAAGT CTGACCATATAAATGAAAAAGGAATACAGTACTATGATGGACTGATTGACCAGCTGCTGGAGAGCAAGATCACTCCCGTTGTAACTTTGTATCACTGGGATCTTCCACAG GTCTTACAGGAGAAATATGGTGGATGGCAGAATATAAGTTTGGTCAATCATTTCAATGAATTTGCTAACCTGTGCTTTGAAAGATTTGGCAACCGAGTCAAGTACTGGATGACTTTCAACAATCCATGG TCTGTAGCAGTTGAAGGCTATGAGACTGGTGAGCATGCTCCTGGACTGAGACTGAGAGGAACAGGGGCATACAGAGCTGCCCATCACATAATCAAG GCACATGCTAAAGTTTGGCATACTTATGACACACAATGGAGGGCAAAACAAAAAG GTCTGGTTGGCATCTCTCTGTCTGGAGATTGGGGAGAGCCGGTGGATATGAGCAACCAGAAAGACATTGAAGCAGCTGAGAGATATGTCCAGTTCTACCTGGGCTGGTTTGCCACACCCATCTTTCACGGAGACTACCCTCAAGTGATGAAAGACTTCATTG GAAGGAAGAGTGTCCAACAGGGCCTTGGGACGTCTCGCCTGCCCACATTTTCCACCCAAGAGAAGAGCTACATCAAGGGGACCTGTGACTTCCTCGGCATCGGCCATTTCACCACCCGCTACATCACCCAAAAGAACAACCCATCAGGtcgaagcagcagcagctactTCACTGACCGGGACCTGGCGGAGCTGGTTGACCCTCGATGGCCTGACCCCGGGTCTGAGTGGCTCTACTCCGTGCCTTGGGGTTTCAGACGTCTGCTCAATTTTGTCAAG ACTCAGTATGGAAACCCAATGATTTATGTTACCGAGAATGGAGTCTCTGAGAAGATGTTATGCACAGAGCTGTGTGATGACTGGAGGATACAGTATTATAAAGACTACATCAATGAGATGCTGAAAG CTATCAAAGATGGAGTCAATGTGAAGGGCTACACCGCATGGTCCCTGCTGGACAAGTTTGAGTGGGATGAAGGCTACTCCGAGAGGTTTGGCTTGTACTACGTGGACTTCAGGAACAAAAACAAGCCTCGCTATCCCAAAGCTTCTGTTCAGTTTTACAAACGCGTCATCAGCTCCAATGGATTTCCCAATCAGAGAGAG GTTGAAAACTGGAGGAGGAAGGCTATTGAGACCTGTTCCTCAAGCAACCAGCTCCTAGCTGCAG ACCCTTTGACCAGTCACATGGAGATGGTAACTGAGATCGTTGTTCCCACTGTGTGCACACTCTCTATTTTGCTCAGTGCCGTCTTCCTTATGTTCCTGCTGCGGAGGCGGAACTAG